The following are from one region of the Vitis riparia cultivar Riparia Gloire de Montpellier isolate 1030 chromosome 14, EGFV_Vit.rip_1.0, whole genome shotgun sequence genome:
- the LOC117930526 gene encoding disease resistance protein RPS2-like has protein sequence MHDLVRSTARKIASDQHHMFTLQNTTVRVEGWPRIDELQKVTWVSLHDCDIRELPEGLVCPKLELFGCYDVNTNSAVQIPNNFFEEMKQLKVLDLSRMQLPSLPLSLHCLTNLRTLCLDGCKVGDIVMIAKLKKLEILSLTDSDMEQLPREIAQLTHLRLLDLSGSSKLKVIPSDVISSLSQLENLCMANSFTQWEGEGKSNACLAELKHLSHLTSLDIQIRDAKLLPKDIVFDTLVRYRIFVGDVWSWGGIFEANNTLKLNKFDTSLHLVDGINKLLKRIEDLHLRELCGGTNVLSKLNREGFLKLKHLNVESSPEIQYIVTSMDLTSSHGAFPVMETLSLNQLINLQEVFHGQFPAGSFGCLRKVEVEDCDGLKCLFSLFVARGLSRLEEIKVTRCKSMFGMVSQERKEIREDAVNVPLFPELRYLTLEDLPKLSNFCFEENPVLSRPASTIVGPSTPPPNQPVCQTLIILSM, from the coding sequence ATGCATGATCTTGTTCGGAGTACTGCCAGAAAAATTGCATCCGATCAACATCATATGTTTACACTCCAGAATACTACTGTTAGAGTGGAAGGATGGCCAAGGATAGATGAACTCCAGAAGGTCACCTGGGTAAGTCTGCATGACTGTGATATTCGTGAACTTCCAGAAGGGCTGGTATGTCCAAAACTTGAACTTTTTGGATGTTATGATGTAAACACCAATTCGGCAGTGCAAAtcccaaacaatttttttgaagagATGAAGCAACTCAAAGTATTAGATTTATCTCGAATGCAACTTCCATCGCTGCCCTTATCACTTCACTGCCTTACGAATCTTCGAACATTGTGTTTGGATGGATGTAAGGTGGGAGACATTGTTATGATTGCAAAGctaaagaaattagaaattcttaGCCTTACGGATTCTGATATGGAACAGTTGCCCAGAGAAATAGCACAGTTGACTCATCTAAGGCTGTTAGATTTAAGCGGTTCTTCGAAACTAAAAGTAATTCCATCAGATGTCATATCAAGCTTGTCCCAATTAGAGAATTTGTGTATGGCAAATAGCTTTACTCAATGGGAGGGGGAAGGAAAGAGTAATGCTTGCCTTGCTGAGTTGAAGCATTTGTCTCATTTAACCTCTTTGGACATACAAATACGAGATGCCAAGTTGTTGCCAAAAGACATAGTCTTTGATACCTTGGTGAGATATAGAATATTTGTAGGTGATGTATGGAGCTGGGGAGGAATTTTTGAAGCCAATAATACATTGAAGCTCAATAAGTTCGATACAAGCCTTCATCTGGTGGATGGTATCAACAAGTTGTTGAAGAGAATTGAAGATCTACACTTGCGTGAATTGTGTGGTGGTACTAATGTTCTTTCCAAATTAAATAGGGAGGGTTTTCTTAAATTAAAGCATCTTAATGTTGAAAGCAGTCCAGAGATTCAATATATTGTGACCTCGATGGATCTGACTTCATCACATGGTGCCTTTCCTGTTATGGAGACCTTGTCTCTCAATCAGTTGATTAACTTGCAAGAAGTATTCCATGGCCAATTTCCAGCAGGGTCCTTTGGTTGCTTGAGAAAAGTGGAAGTGGAAGATTGCGACGGCTTGAAATGTCTCTTCTCGTTGTTTGTGGCTAGAGGCCTGTCCCGACTTGAAGAAATAAAAGTAACTAGATGCAAGAGTATGTTTGGGATGGTTTcccaagaaaggaaagaaataagagaagATGCTGTTAATGTGCCTCTGTTCCCTGAATTGAGATACTTGACATTAGAGGACTTACCCAAGCTCAGTAATTTCTGCTTTGAGGAGAACCCGGTGCTTTCAAGGCCTGCAAGCACAATTGTTGGTCCTAGTACACCACCTCCCAACCAACCGGTATGTCAAACCTTGATAATCCTTTCTATGTAG
- the LOC117930172 gene encoding uncharacterized protein LOC117930172 has product MMEEVVANEGGEATDEITFYILQHMELLYLPNLTSFSSGGYIFSFPSLEQMLVEECPKMKMFSPSLVTTPRLERIKVGDDEWPLQDDLNTTIHNLFINAHGNVEAEIVELGASSAL; this is encoded by the exons ATGATGGAAGAAGTAGTTGCCAACGAAGGAGGGGAAGCAACAGATGAGATTACTTTCTACATATTACAACACATGGAGCTTCTGTATTTGCCAAACCTCACAAGCTTCAGTTCAGGTGGTTATATATTCTCATTCCCATCCTTGGAGCAGATGCTGGTGGAAGAATGCCCCAAGATGAAAATGTTCTCTCCAAGCCTCGTAACTACACCAAGGTTAGAAAGAATAAAAGTGGGAGATGATGAGTGGCCTTTGCAGGATGATCTGAATACCACCATccataatttgtttataaatgCACATG gTAATGTTGAGGCTGAGATTGTGGAATTGGGAGCTAGTTCAGCATTATGA